ATTTTTCATGGCAGGGGTGGTTTAGTTATGTAAAATAAAGGTAATAAAAATCCAAAAGAGTAACTCTTTTATTATTAATTGTATAAGTATGTAATAAAGGGGTTATTTCTTTCCCTGGTAATATTGCATGGCCTTATTCATCTTTCTTTTCAGCGCCTGGATCCGGTTAGCAGGGTCGGGGTGGGTTGAAAGGAATTCAGGAGGCCTTGAGCCACCGGCTTCGGCAATCATTCTTTCCCAGAATGAAGGAGCTGTCCGGGGGTCAAAACCAGCCATTGCCATAAAATACAACCCCAGTTCGTCAGCTTCATACTCGTGGGTTCGGCTGTAAGGCAACATAACACCTAGTGTTGAACCGGCGCCGAAAGCAGCCAGTGCAATCTGCTGGGTTGTTTCTGATTTTTTGCTGAGGGCTTCCGAAAGGGCCATACCACCCAGCTGGAGTGCCAGTTGCTGTGACATTCTTTCGTTGCCGTGCTGTGCAATAGCATGGGCTATTTCATGGCCCATTACCACGGCAATACCATTTTCATCCTGGCAGATGGGCATGATTCCTTCATAAAAGGCGATCTGGCCACCCGGCATACACCAGGCATTGGCCTCTTTTGATTGAA
Above is a window of Bacteroidales bacterium DNA encoding:
- a CDS encoding M48 family metallopeptidase; this encodes MKKLVFLLVVLAVSCAVAPITGRKQLLVIPADQMLSLSAQSYSEVLKTTKTSTNQQYINQVRNVGVKLTAAVEKFMQQQGKSEALQGYQWQYNVLQSKEANAWCMPGGQIAFYEGIMPICQDENGIAVVMGHEIAHAIAQHGNERMSQQLALQLGGMALSEALSKKSETTQQIALAAFGAGSTLGVMLPYSRTHEYEADELGLYFMAMAGFDPRTAPSFWERMIAEAGGSRPPEFLSTHPDPANRIQALKRKMNKAMQYYQGKK